Genomic segment of Maricaulis maris:
CCGAGTTAGACATAATGATCATGGGGAAAGAATCAAGTGCCGCATGTGCTGTAAAAATATATTGAAGCGATAATCCGCTATCCATCTGCGCATCTATTAAAGTTATTTTTGGGTCTGATTATAAGTATGGCCATTGTCGTGATTATTCTGCCCTTGATATTTAACAAGTGCAGTTGCTTTTTATCATGTCTGCTTGTGTCTTCTGCGCACGTTGATGGTTTCAGCAGTGCGCCCGCCGCCTGGCCCCCTGGTGCAGGAAGGGCAGCGCCGTCGGGCCGTCATTCCAGCCCCTCATCGGAAGCGGCGAGGGGATTGGGCAGGATCCGGAGGCTCGGGATCAGTCCCGAACAGCCGCGTCTTCGAAACGGGCTTCGCCTGACTCCGTCCAGGCCGCATCATCCTCGGCCCGTTCCGTCAGTTCCACCACCGCAAGCGAGGTCGTCGCAGTCGGCTCGAAGTCCGCCTTGTCCTCCGAGCGAACCGGTGCCGTTCCGGTGCGCCGGATCAGCATGAAGCCGGTAAGGCTGAACAGCGCGATGGCGGCAAACAGGAAGAGGCCGGAGGGGCCGACGAAACTCATCACCGAGGTGGCGGCGAGCGGGCCGATCATGGAGCCGAGCCCCCAGACCATCAGGATGCCGGACATCATGCTGGTCGCCTGGCCTTCCGGTGCGCGATCGGCTGCGTGGGCGACCGCGATGCCGTAGTAGGACAGAGCACCGGCGCCCCACAGTCCGGCAATCGCGAAGATCGCCAGCGGCGGCAGCAGGGTGCCGAACAGGGCGAGGACCAGTGCGGCAGCGCCCGACGTCAGCGCGAGGCCGGCGATGACCATTCGGCGATCGATGCGGTCGGACAGCAGTCCGGCAGGCCAGGTTGCGATGACTGAGCCGCCGATCATGGCGGCGTTGAAGAGGGCGGCTGTCCGGGTAACGCTGTCCCCGGCAAAGTCCTGGATGAAGACAGCATAGAGCTGGAGCACGGCCCCGGAGACGATGCCGGAAATCAGCGCGGCGATGATCGCCGAGGGTGCGAAGTTCCAGATCCTGAACGGGCTGAACGGTTTGGCGGTTGGCGGGGCGGGCTCGGCGCGCCGGGTTGCGCAGACCGGGATGAGGCTTGCTGTGAGAAGGGCGGCAACGATCAGAAAGCCGGTGGCGGTGCCAGCGGGCGCACCGGCGACCAGAAAGGGGCCGGCCATGAAACCGAGTTTTGAGGTCACCAGGTAGAAGCCGAGGATGGCGCCCCGGCTCTGGCTGGGCGCTGCGTCTGCGATCCAGCTTTCTCCCGAAGCCAGGAAACCCGCAACGGACACACCGATGATGAACTGGACCAGCATCCACCAGGCCATGGCACCGCTGATATAGAGCGCCGCGGCGCCGAGCGAGGCGGCCGCCGCGAAGCCGGCAATCGCCCGGATGTGTCCGATCTGCATGATCTCGCCCGGGGCGAGGCGGGCGCCGAGCAGGAAGCCCAGCGCGTAGGACGAGACGATCGCACCAATCTTGAGTGGAGCAGCGCCCTGTGACAGCAGGGTCAGCGGCCCGACGACCGAGAGTGCGCCGACAGCCGTCTGCATGACAGCCAGTGCGAGCACGATGGCGGCCACATTGCGATAGCTGTCGGTTCCGGTAGCGAGCGTTGTGGGAGCTTTCATGGAGTCTCGTCGACAAGGGGCGGCAGGAGGACCCGGCTGACCAGGCGGACTGGGCCCAGCTTCAGGCAGACGCGCAGTGGTTTCAAGGGGGCGTCGGCTCAAACCGGCAATTCGGTGGTATTCTTGATCGCCTCCATGGCGAAACTGGCACTGACATCGGACAGCGGCGCAATGGCGATCAGCTTCTTGTAGGCCTCATCATAGGCGCGCACATCCGGCAGACACAGCTTGATCAGATAGTCGATATCGCCGCTCAGCCGATAGAATTCGACGACTTCCGGCATGCGGGCGACGCCGTCGGCAAAGCGCTTGAGCCAATCGGCATCATGATGGCTGGTGCGGACCGTGACAAAGAGCGTGGCCTGCAGATCGAGCGCCTCGGGATCGAGCAGGGCCACATGTTTGCGGATCACACCCGCCTCGGCGAGGCGCTTGAGGCGGCGTGCCGTCGGCGTGGCGCTGAGCCCGATCAGGTCGGCCAGCTCCTGGACCGTCCGGTCGGAATCGCGCTGAACGGCCCGAAGCAGTTTGCGATCATGATCATCAAGAACCATTTATAAGCTCATCTATAGCTGAAAACACCAACATATCCCGTTACCACGCCTGAAGTTTGGTGAAAACAGCTCCTCAGGCGATGGTTCTATAGTGTCCAGCTAACCGGAGCTGCCTGATGACTGTCCTCTCCCATCGTTCTGACCGCCTCGACGAGGTCCGAAAGGGGCTGGTCGGCGCGGACCAGATGCTGGTCACGCCCTTTGGTGAAAAGCCCTTCCTATACGCCGACTACACCGCGTCGGGGCGGGCCCTGCGCCAGGTTGAGGCCGTCGTCGGGCGCTTGATGGCGGACTATGCCAATCCTCACAGCGAGGACAGTGCGACCGGTCGGGCCAGCAATCGCTGGATGCGTGAGGCCGAGACCGTCATTCGCAAGGCGGTCAATGCCGCCCCCGATGATTGCCTCCTGCCCTGTGCCGCCGGTGCCACCGGGGCGATCCACAAGCTCCAGGAGATCCTCGGACTCGCGGTTGCGCCGGCCAGCCGCGCTGCGCTTGGCGTCTCGGCGGGGCCGGTCGGGAAGACGGTCGTTTTCGTCGGTCCCTATGAGCACCATTCCAACGAGCTGAGCTGGCGCGACAGCCTCGCGGAGGTTGTGATGATCGGGCTGGATCCGGCCGGCGGAATTGACCTGGAGGCCCTCGCGGTCGCGCTGGCGGATCCGCGTTTCGACGGGTGGCGCAAGATCGGCGCCTTCTCGGCGGCGTCGAATGTGACGGGTATCCGGACCGATATCTCCGCTCTCGCGCGCTGCCTGCATGCGCACGGGGCCATTCTCTGTCTCGATTGCGCGGCCAGTGCCCCCTATCAGCCCATCGACATGCATCCGGCCGACGACCCACAAGCGTCGATCGATGCGGTCTATTTCTCACCGCACAAATTCGTGGGTGGTCCGGGCGCGTGCGGTATCCTGGTCTTCAACGAGCGGCTCTACCGGCGCGATCTGCCGCCGACCCAGAGCGCCGGTGGCACGGTCCGCTATGTCTGGCGCGATGGTCATGACTTTCTTGAATCGATCGAAGCACGGGAACGGGCCGGTACGCCGGGCCTGCCGCAACTCGTGCGGGCAGCGCTGGCGATGCAGATCCAGTCGGAGATCGGGGCCGATGTGATCAACGAGCGCGAGCATGCGGCGCTGGAGGCGGCTTTCGCG
This window contains:
- a CDS encoding Lrp/AsnC family transcriptional regulator, which gives rise to MVLDDHDRKLLRAVQRDSDRTVQELADLIGLSATPTARRLKRLAEAGVIRKHVALLDPEALDLQATLFVTVRTSHHDADWLKRFADGVARMPEVVEFYRLSGDIDYLIKLCLPDVRAYDEAYKKLIAIAPLSDVSASFAMEAIKNTTELPV
- a CDS encoding MFS transporter, which encodes MKAPTTLATGTDSYRNVAAIVLALAVMQTAVGALSVVGPLTLLSQGAAPLKIGAIVSSYALGFLLGARLAPGEIMQIGHIRAIAGFAAAASLGAAALYISGAMAWWMLVQFIIGVSVAGFLASGESWIADAAPSQSRGAILGFYLVTSKLGFMAGPFLVAGAPAGTATGFLIVAALLTASLIPVCATRRAEPAPPTAKPFSPFRIWNFAPSAIIAALISGIVSGAVLQLYAVFIQDFAGDSVTRTAALFNAAMIGGSVIATWPAGLLSDRIDRRMVIAGLALTSGAAALVLALFGTLLPPLAIFAIAGLWGAGALSYYGIAVAHAADRAPEGQATSMMSGILMVWGLGSMIGPLAATSVMSFVGPSGLFLFAAIALFSLTGFMLIRRTGTAPVRSEDKADFEPTATTSLAVVELTERAEDDAAWTESGEARFEDAAVRD
- a CDS encoding aminotransferase class V-fold PLP-dependent enzyme codes for the protein MTVLSHRSDRLDEVRKGLVGADQMLVTPFGEKPFLYADYTASGRALRQVEAVVGRLMADYANPHSEDSATGRASNRWMREAETVIRKAVNAAPDDCLLPCAAGATGAIHKLQEILGLAVAPASRAALGVSAGPVGKTVVFVGPYEHHSNELSWRDSLAEVVMIGLDPAGGIDLEALAVALADPRFDGWRKIGAFSAASNVTGIRTDISALARCLHAHGAILCLDCAASAPYQPIDMHPADDPQASIDAVYFSPHKFVGGPGACGILVFNERLYRRDLPPTQSAGGTVRYVWRDGHDFLESIEARERAGTPGLPQLVRAALAMQIQSEIGADVINEREHAALEAAFADWCPHPQIEVLGCQLPARRLGIVAFNLRNAAGELVEPRLVTLLLNDLFGIQSRAGCSCAGPYGHHLLGIDDETTREIRARVLSGEVGARPGWCRVSLHWIMSEAEIRYLIDAVCFLAEHVDFFSGFYDRDVVSGGWRWAGDPIGNDVVWPASLLDRHLETPDASEARSGADDADRLQAPFRSARDMVRVFRGTDLGPRNVELIDA